A genomic stretch from Leptospira licerasiae serovar Varillal str. VAR 010 includes:
- a CDS encoding alpha/beta fold hydrolase → MSIELLEKQNPFPFPSDFPEVRSKYIDANGQKFFLLESGPKDGKPLLLLHGFPEFSYAWKNQIGYFAKLGYLVIAPDQRGYARSSKPKSISDYGLDILSEDIISILDAYGIPKTDIIAHDWGGAVAYWTLSRFPERFRKACILNVPHPTIMKRKILSDKSQRKKSMYILFFRIPWLPEFLLSRLNFRKLERSLTKTSIKGAFSPEEISFYKEAWVIPGCVKSMLHWYRAAVKNPPKLIRTRKIKVPTRIFWGEKDRFLAKEMAEETLELFSDASVRFFSKGTHWIHHEIPEILNPELASFLSEE, encoded by the coding sequence ATGTCAATCGAACTGCTGGAGAAACAAAATCCATTTCCATTTCCTTCCGATTTTCCGGAAGTACGTTCCAAATATATAGATGCAAACGGACAAAAATTTTTCTTATTAGAGTCTGGGCCTAAAGACGGAAAACCGCTTCTGTTATTACATGGCTTTCCCGAATTTTCTTATGCCTGGAAAAACCAAATCGGTTATTTTGCAAAACTTGGATATTTAGTAATCGCTCCTGATCAAAGAGGATATGCAAGAAGTTCCAAACCTAAATCTATTTCCGATTATGGGTTAGATATTTTATCCGAAGACATCATATCAATTTTAGATGCATACGGAATTCCAAAGACGGATATTATTGCTCATGATTGGGGAGGGGCGGTAGCATATTGGACCCTGTCCAGATTTCCGGAACGATTTAGAAAAGCATGTATCTTGAATGTTCCTCATCCAACGATCATGAAAAGAAAAATCCTTTCTGATAAGTCTCAAAGAAAGAAGAGCATGTATATTCTTTTCTTTCGAATTCCTTGGTTGCCGGAATTCCTACTTTCCAGATTAAATTTTAGAAAATTAGAAAGGTCCTTAACTAAAACATCAATAAAAGGAGCGTTTTCTCCGGAAGAGATTTCTTTTTATAAAGAAGCATGGGTAATACCCGGATGTGTAAAGTCGATGCTTCACTGGTATCGTGCAGCAGTTAAAAATCCTCCTAAATTGATCCGGACCAGAAAGATTAAAGTCCCCACTCGGATTTTTTGGGGAGAAAAAGACAGATTTCTAGCGAAAGAAATGGCAGAAGAAACTCTGGAATTATTCTCAGATGCTTCCGTTCGATTCTTTTCTAAAGGTACCCATTGGATCCATCATGAGATCCCCGAGATATTGAATCCTGAACTTGCATCCTTTTTATCGGAGGAATAG
- a CDS encoding M23 family metallopeptidase yields MYSFSKNIFLFISLVLFFSSLHFAKESDQKKKKEEPKKASVLPKLNQVALNSKPEKKKEDKKSKIVSSEKKSSKRMKGEIVEKQEELFSFSLAGRKFAQGELLFLKIKPLPKILDKLGNFTISWDGQEIPFTQRQGYILTFLPISPEFSKAYGVLELTEKHLFTKNDSKKYEIPIQKTSFATSKVSHLTMDKQYTTDELSDETKAFIKECSEAKAKAFQSKSDLQVETDFEYPVHNPILNSPFYKRRIYNKEKGRPHGGSDFKGGIGDPIYAINDGTVILARSMYYEGNFTVIDHGLEVYSLYMHQSEILVKPGDKVKKGDLIGKIGSTGMSTGPHLHLGLRVLGTMIDPLSVVQTDLIEARKKTSKK; encoded by the coding sequence ATGTACAGCTTTTCTAAAAATATTTTCCTATTTATCTCCTTAGTTCTTTTTTTCAGCTCCTTACATTTTGCAAAGGAGTCCGATCAAAAGAAGAAAAAAGAAGAACCTAAAAAAGCTTCCGTTCTTCCTAAACTAAACCAGGTAGCCTTAAATTCTAAACCGGAAAAGAAGAAGGAGGATAAAAAATCTAAGATCGTCTCTTCCGAAAAAAAATCATCCAAAAGGATGAAAGGTGAGATCGTAGAAAAGCAGGAGGAACTTTTTTCATTCTCTCTTGCAGGTAGAAAGTTCGCGCAAGGGGAACTTCTATTTTTAAAAATAAAACCTTTACCAAAAATTCTGGATAAGCTCGGAAATTTTACGATCAGTTGGGACGGGCAAGAAATACCATTCACTCAAAGGCAAGGTTATATTCTCACCTTTCTTCCAATTTCTCCCGAATTTTCAAAAGCTTACGGAGTTTTGGAATTAACCGAAAAACATCTTTTTACCAAAAACGATTCCAAGAAGTACGAGATCCCGATCCAAAAGACAAGTTTTGCAACTTCCAAAGTTTCTCATCTAACGATGGACAAACAATACACAACCGACGAACTTTCAGATGAAACAAAAGCGTTCATCAAAGAATGTTCCGAAGCGAAAGCGAAGGCATTTCAATCCAAGTCCGATCTTCAAGTGGAAACGGATTTCGAATATCCCGTTCACAATCCGATATTAAACAGTCCTTTTTATAAACGTAGGATCTACAACAAAGAGAAAGGTCGTCCTCATGGTGGTTCCGATTTTAAAGGTGGTATCGGGGATCCGATCTACGCGATCAATGATGGCACTGTAATTTTAGCAAGATCTATGTATTATGAAGGCAATTTCACTGTGATAGATCACGGTTTGGAAGTGTATTCCTTATATATGCACCAATCAGAAATTTTAGTAAAACCTGGAGACAAAGTAAAGAAGGGAGATTTGATCGGAAAGATCGGATCCACAGGTATGTCGACCGGACCTCATTTACATTTAGGGCTTAGAGTTTTAGGAACGATGATCGACCCGCTTTCCGTCGTTCAAACGGATCTAATCGAAGCTAGAAAGAAAACCTCCAAGAAATGA
- a CDS encoding flagellar hook-associated protein 3: MRITNMMQNNSLVRTLNRHQLSLDETQNQLGTGQRIRTPSDDPGRATNQMFFRSRMNELDTFQANIDDGFGRLQQIDGELDRIGNLFQRARVLAVQASNGIYQGDKGFELEVAVGKEIDELLRALVDIANTRDATGRPLFGGHVIERPPFEPIESKIKGLQGLELKNQYIGVEYRGDIGEQIREIEKGEYIPVTIPGNKVFWGTNMSVTSRVDNSGYVAVSDQKFKIDGVEIQVSAGDTIDDIIDKINNSPIEAKANKLAQDNISLSSTAPHQIWLEDVDGGTVLRDIGLIDSGNSEPPNNYSKSATVTGLSVFDVLIQFRNDLIQKDQERISGRDIQDLDLALENILRYRSIVGARMNRMEEHSQRVSFDKSYMTELLAKNEGIDFPETIMNLKWLETIHQYALNVGSKVIKPTLMDFLR; the protein is encoded by the coding sequence ATGCGGATCACTAACATGATGCAAAATAACAGTCTGGTGAGGACTTTGAATCGTCACCAGTTGTCCTTGGACGAAACCCAAAACCAATTGGGTACAGGTCAAAGGATCAGAACTCCTTCCGACGATCCAGGAAGAGCGACCAACCAAATGTTCTTCCGCTCTAGGATGAACGAATTGGATACTTTCCAAGCAAACATTGACGACGGTTTCGGAAGATTACAACAGATCGACGGAGAATTGGATAGAATAGGTAACTTATTCCAAAGAGCGAGAGTTCTTGCAGTCCAAGCTTCCAACGGTATTTACCAAGGTGATAAAGGTTTCGAATTAGAAGTCGCTGTCGGTAAAGAGATAGACGAATTACTTAGAGCGTTAGTCGATATTGCAAACACAAGAGACGCCACAGGAAGACCTCTTTTCGGCGGACATGTGATCGAAAGACCTCCTTTTGAACCGATTGAATCCAAGATCAAAGGACTTCAAGGTTTGGAATTAAAGAACCAATACATCGGGGTGGAATATCGCGGAGATATTGGAGAGCAGATCAGAGAGATCGAAAAGGGAGAATATATCCCTGTTACTATTCCCGGAAACAAAGTGTTCTGGGGAACGAACATGAGTGTTACCAGTCGTGTGGATAACTCGGGTTACGTTGCAGTCTCCGATCAAAAGTTTAAGATAGATGGAGTGGAGATCCAAGTTTCCGCAGGTGATACGATAGACGATATCATCGACAAGATCAATAATTCTCCTATCGAAGCTAAAGCGAATAAACTTGCTCAGGACAATATCAGTCTTAGCTCCACTGCACCTCACCAAATTTGGTTAGAGGATGTGGATGGAGGAACTGTTCTAAGAGATATAGGTCTGATCGACTCCGGAAACTCCGAACCTCCTAATAATTACAGTAAGTCTGCAACTGTTACGGGACTTTCAGTATTCGATGTATTGATCCAATTCAGGAACGATTTGATCCAGAAAGACCAAGAGAGAATTTCAGGTCGCGATATTCAGGACTTGGATCTTGCATTGGAGAATATTCTTCGTTATAGATCTATAGTAGGCGCAAGGATGAATCGTATGGAGGAACATTCTCAAAGAGTTTCCTTTGATAAATCCTATATGACCGAGTTACTTGCCAAGAACGAAGGAATCGATTTCCCGGAAACTATCATGAACTTGAAGTGGCTGGAAACGATCCATCAATATGCACTTAACGTTGGTTCCAAGGTAATCAAACCTACTTTGATGGACTTTCTGAGATAA
- a CDS encoding SHOCT domain-containing protein, giving the protein MRKLSRRNWEKLAACLKKPIRAKKKNLKLLSFFLTLLFTISCLSSQRKGMASSSDSIVLYYLKKNSETPIFLQAETWLPIASGVLTGAGPDQLDRTEFVSRWEKLFKFTGVADTGVLNSEPVRLFTEEESSRLGELLYRAEADIPDGLPQAYQVIIKREDPIRPGLRIRRTVFYIRNSSEGIVLEFSEIGQVLDFQTSYSFRDWTLVPIIKPEASFRNSIFLPEIRPEGLEYLTFATEAEEVKNRILVKNGFWTANPSKKNVGTPTKKIPKTIEDRLRTLQELLDKGLISKQEYEKKKAEILKEL; this is encoded by the coding sequence GTGCGAAAATTAAGCCGGAGGAATTGGGAAAAATTGGCAGCATGCTTAAAAAAACCGATTCGGGCAAAAAAGAAAAACCTTAAACTTCTAAGTTTCTTTCTTACCCTCCTATTTACGATCTCCTGTTTGTCTTCCCAGAGAAAGGGAATGGCTTCTTCTTCGGATTCGATCGTACTATATTATCTTAAAAAAAACTCTGAGACTCCGATCTTCTTGCAAGCGGAGACGTGGTTGCCCATTGCCTCCGGAGTTTTGACCGGCGCCGGACCTGACCAGTTAGATAGGACTGAGTTTGTCTCCAGATGGGAAAAACTTTTTAAATTTACAGGAGTTGCGGATACGGGCGTCTTAAATTCCGAACCTGTCAGATTATTTACGGAAGAAGAATCTTCTCGTTTGGGCGAATTATTATACAGAGCAGAGGCTGACATTCCAGACGGACTTCCGCAAGCATACCAAGTCATTATTAAAAGAGAAGATCCGATCCGTCCTGGACTCAGAATTAGAAGAACCGTTTTTTATATTAGAAATAGTTCGGAAGGAATCGTATTAGAATTTTCTGAAATAGGACAGGTGCTTGATTTTCAAACCTCATATTCTTTTCGGGACTGGACATTGGTCCCTATTATAAAGCCGGAAGCTTCTTTCCGTAATTCCATTTTTCTTCCCGAGATCCGTCCCGAAGGTTTAGAATATCTAACATTTGCGACTGAAGCAGAGGAAGTAAAAAATCGAATCCTAGTAAAGAACGGTTTTTGGACGGCAAATCCTTCTAAAAAGAATGTCGGAACTCCTACCAAAAAAATCCCTAAAACTATAGAAGATCGACTTCGGACCTTGCAGGAACTTTTAGATAAGGGATTGATCTCTAAACAGGAATACGAAAAGAAGAAAGCGGAAATTTTAAAAGAATTATAA
- a CDS encoding M48 family metallopeptidase, which translates to MLRNRLLFFVILLAFGVAISFLAVRSKANVEMPATLSPAFQLLGKPIKTFDRSLTKLMPISDLDEKKLGDSIALRYESYADEKDPDLIYLRSLVSNLTVGKDKRFEYRIFIMDSTVPNAYAMPGGILFVTKGLLSMVSSEAELVAVIGHEIGHVELSHCMDMVRGELLARKIGASTLGELADLTAALLLKPSFGKNQEDEADSYGYDLLLRENYDPFAMGRTFLKLQEESGGKENAASPIQEYFMTHPYLSHRSEKFTEKAKREEEGKYYVGKKNLKKRTTRYQDELDKEFVKY; encoded by the coding sequence ATGCTCCGTAATCGATTATTATTCTTCGTTATACTTTTAGCTTTTGGAGTCGCTATTTCATTTTTGGCGGTAAGGAGCAAAGCGAATGTAGAAATGCCGGCCACTCTCTCTCCGGCCTTCCAGCTATTGGGAAAACCGATCAAAACATTCGATCGTTCTCTTACTAAACTTATGCCGATTAGCGATCTAGACGAAAAAAAGTTGGGAGACTCTATTGCATTGCGTTACGAATCCTATGCAGATGAAAAAGATCCGGACTTGATCTATTTGAGAAGTTTGGTGTCCAACCTTACGGTCGGAAAAGACAAAAGATTCGAATATAGGATCTTTATTATGGATTCTACCGTTCCGAACGCTTATGCGATGCCGGGAGGGATCTTATTCGTGACCAAAGGACTTCTCTCCATGGTAAGTTCGGAAGCGGAATTAGTCGCAGTGATCGGACATGAGATCGGTCACGTAGAACTTTCCCACTGCATGGATATGGTAAGAGGAGAATTATTAGCGAGAAAGATCGGCGCCTCCACTCTCGGAGAATTAGCGGATCTAACTGCGGCCTTACTTCTAAAACCTTCTTTCGGAAAAAACCAAGAGGATGAAGCGGACTCTTACGGCTACGATCTATTACTCAGAGAAAATTACGACCCATTCGCAATGGGAAGGACATTCCTAAAACTACAGGAGGAAAGCGGTGGAAAAGAAAATGCCGCTTCCCCCATCCAAGAATATTTTATGACCCATCCTTATCTTTCACATCGTTCCGAAAAATTTACGGAGAAGGCGAAACGTGAAGAAGAAGGAAAATATTATGTAGGAAAGAAGAACTTAAAAAAAAGGACCACTCGTTACCAAGACGAACTCGATAAAGAATTCGTAAAATACTGA
- a CDS encoding SIMPL domain-containing protein, with protein sequence MKKILFGCILLFASFGSMFAEQEKVLIVSGFSKVAVPAELVEIRIGVETESKTAEEAHEKTSSKTDSLVKYLKKQSLLSLQTEAIRLQTIYEYPKSGARQIKGYVASNTVLVRAKVESAGKLIDESIQNGANQIIGIRLQATDANLEKASQEALQLAAKDARKKADIILSALGLKFKDFVEIRADFQEISEPLPVMDGFQTMSAKSVTPIEAGNLFREAKILLKVSY encoded by the coding sequence ATGAAAAAGATATTATTCGGGTGCATATTATTATTCGCTAGTTTCGGTTCTATGTTTGCAGAACAGGAAAAAGTCCTGATCGTAAGCGGTTTCTCCAAAGTTGCAGTTCCTGCGGAACTCGTGGAGATACGTATCGGAGTAGAAACGGAATCCAAAACCGCTGAAGAAGCTCATGAAAAAACTTCTTCAAAGACCGATTCTCTTGTAAAATATCTCAAAAAACAATCCTTACTTTCGTTACAAACAGAAGCGATCCGTTTACAAACAATATACGAATATCCTAAATCTGGAGCGAGACAGATCAAAGGTTATGTAGCGTCCAATACAGTTTTAGTAAGAGCCAAAGTAGAATCTGCAGGAAAGTTGATAGATGAATCCATACAGAATGGGGCAAATCAAATCATTGGGATCCGATTGCAGGCAACGGATGCAAATTTAGAGAAGGCTTCCCAAGAAGCTTTGCAGCTCGCGGCAAAGGATGCTCGTAAAAAAGCGGATATTATTCTCTCAGCATTAGGTTTGAAATTTAAAGATTTTGTAGAGATAAGAGCCGACTTCCAAGAAATTTCCGAACCACTCCCTGTCATGGATGGTTTTCAAACTATGAGCGCAAAATCTGTGACTCCAATCGAAGCTGGAAATTTATTTCGCGAAGCAAAGATCTTATTGAAAGTTTCTTATTAA
- the flgK gene encoding flagellar hook-associated protein FlgK, giving the protein MGSTFSGLEIGKRGLAAHQQALQTTGHNISNADNKHYSRQRVVLQATDPLYEPSLNRAHVPGQIGQGVEIASIERVRDNFIDDRIIETSGVKDYWAAKNEYLYQAENIFNEPNGTTLRTLMDKFWSSWEELANYPEDNAHRSVVLEKAQGLGSRMEDVYRKLSQLRDQANREIEAHALHLNTIGENIRTLNERIAKSEALGDRPNDLYDKRDALLQELSGLTDITIGRSDEDELMVFIGQQILVQGGKLNKVDILGNPAKDGLLDLYWKVTGDPVLLRKGRLQGLIEVRDKILGEKIDQVDALAINVMDVINEIHKDGFGLNGNTNQNFFDIRSLALNTFGEYDSDGDGQNDISAIFRISGKNTLDPDRPVGISGTMTFLKPDEKETQVLIPYSANDTLNGIIKRINASKVGVVAYMNHDNQLAFKATVAEDTPKKNFILRHIEDSGELLVGLTGMLMASGPSGAYDYKRLGEITKLQSKPEDITLTPHFHPSSHFKVNEHIANNVANIAAARGKDVGGTGDYNSPGGHKDGRNALLVASSLRNNPVMVDYSKTTDDFYNSLISKLATEARESKQEFGIQSDLMTELENMRQSVMGVSLDEEMANMVQFQHSYNASAKMINTMNEILDTIINRLGA; this is encoded by the coding sequence ATGGGATCCACATTCTCCGGATTAGAAATTGGCAAAAGAGGTCTTGCGGCTCACCAGCAAGCCTTACAAACTACCGGCCATAATATTTCAAACGCGGATAATAAACATTATTCTCGCCAAAGAGTCGTTTTACAAGCTACGGATCCACTATATGAACCTTCTTTGAATCGTGCTCATGTTCCCGGTCAGATCGGCCAAGGTGTGGAGATTGCTTCCATCGAACGTGTTAGAGATAATTTTATAGATGATAGAATTATCGAAACCTCAGGTGTGAAGGATTATTGGGCTGCAAAGAACGAATATCTCTACCAAGCTGAGAATATTTTTAACGAGCCGAACGGTACTACTCTTAGGACTTTGATGGATAAGTTCTGGTCTTCTTGGGAAGAACTTGCGAACTATCCTGAAGATAACGCACATCGTTCCGTGGTTTTGGAAAAAGCACAAGGCCTCGGAAGTAGAATGGAAGATGTGTATCGCAAACTTTCTCAATTGAGAGATCAAGCGAACCGTGAGATAGAAGCTCATGCACTTCATTTGAATACGATTGGGGAGAATATCCGCACCTTAAATGAAAGGATCGCTAAATCGGAAGCATTAGGCGATAGACCGAACGATCTTTACGACAAAAGAGATGCTCTTTTACAAGAGCTTTCCGGTTTGACAGACATCACTATCGGTAGAAGCGACGAAGACGAGCTGATGGTATTTATCGGCCAACAGATCCTTGTCCAAGGTGGAAAGCTCAATAAAGTAGATATATTAGGAAATCCTGCTAAAGATGGCCTATTAGATCTTTATTGGAAAGTTACTGGAGATCCGGTCCTTCTCCGTAAAGGAAGACTACAAGGTTTGATTGAAGTTAGGGACAAGATCCTTGGCGAGAAGATCGACCAAGTGGACGCTCTTGCGATCAACGTTATGGACGTGATCAATGAGATCCATAAAGACGGTTTTGGTCTGAATGGAAATACAAATCAGAATTTCTTTGATATTCGTTCTTTGGCGCTGAATACTTTCGGCGAATATGATTCGGATGGAGACGGTCAGAACGATATATCCGCTATCTTTAGAATATCGGGTAAGAACACTCTGGATCCGGATCGTCCTGTAGGGATCAGCGGAACCATGACATTCTTAAAGCCTGATGAAAAAGAAACTCAGGTTTTAATTCCTTATTCTGCAAATGATACATTGAACGGTATTATCAAACGTATCAATGCTTCTAAGGTTGGTGTTGTGGCATATATGAACCATGACAACCAATTGGCGTTTAAGGCGACTGTTGCAGAAGATACTCCTAAGAAAAACTTCATTCTTAGACATATCGAAGATTCCGGAGAATTATTAGTCGGTTTGACTGGAATGTTAATGGCTTCCGGACCTTCTGGCGCTTATGATTATAAACGTTTAGGCGAGATCACTAAACTACAATCCAAGCCGGAAGATATTACTTTAACTCCGCATTTCCATCCTTCTTCTCATTTTAAAGTGAATGAGCATATTGCGAATAACGTAGCAAATATCGCAGCAGCAAGAGGAAAGGACGTTGGTGGAACAGGAGATTATAACTCTCCTGGAGGTCATAAGGACGGTAGGAATGCTCTATTGGTAGCTTCTTCCCTTAGAAATAATCCTGTGATGGTGGATTATTCCAAAACCACAGATGATTTTTACAATAGTCTGATCTCTAAACTTGCTACTGAAGCAAGAGAATCAAAACAAGAATTTGGGATCCAATCAGACCTTATGACCGAACTCGAGAATATGAGACAATCGGTGATGGGTGTAAGTTTGGATGAGGAAATGGCCAACATGGTCCAGTTCCAGCACTCGTACAATGCGTCTGCGAAGATGATCAATACTATGAATGAAATCCTAGATACGATCATCAATCGTTTGGGCGCGTAA
- the csrA gene encoding carbon storage regulator CsrA, whose translation MLVLARRTNESIIIGDDIEIVIVDIKGDQVKIGVKAPKEVSVHRAEVYREIQAENKKAAGAKIKPEELGKIGSMLKKTDSGKKEKP comes from the coding sequence GTGCTCGTACTAGCTAGGCGTACTAATGAATCCATTATTATAGGCGACGATATTGAGATCGTTATCGTGGATATCAAAGGGGATCAGGTAAAGATCGGGGTCAAGGCTCCGAAAGAAGTTTCCGTACACAGAGCGGAAGTATATCGTGAGATCCAGGCTGAAAACAAGAAAGCCGCCGGTGCGAAAATTAAGCCGGAGGAATTGGGAAAAATTGGCAGCATGCTTAAAAAAACCGATTCGGGCAAAAAAGAAAAACCTTAA
- the fliW gene encoding flagellar assembly protein FliW translates to MIEIQSKPFGKIKVSERQLIKFPEGLLGFGGYKSFALIEEDEESVFKWLQSIDEVDLAFVVIPPSLFKKEYKPVLSQEELSQIGLQDVSEALTLVIVTIPNDDPASMTANLQGPILINKTDLTGRQFVSRNEIHSVRERILESATVEMS, encoded by the coding sequence ATGATTGAGATCCAAAGCAAACCTTTCGGAAAAATTAAAGTTTCTGAGCGACAACTTATCAAATTTCCGGAAGGACTTCTAGGTTTCGGGGGATACAAAAGTTTTGCCCTAATCGAAGAAGACGAAGAGTCAGTATTCAAATGGCTACAGTCCATCGACGAAGTGGACCTTGCTTTTGTAGTAATTCCCCCTTCTTTATTTAAAAAAGAATATAAACCTGTTTTGAGCCAGGAAGAACTTTCTCAAATCGGGTTGCAGGATGTCTCGGAAGCTTTGACATTAGTAATTGTGACGATTCCGAACGACGATCCGGCATCTATGACTGCAAATCTACAGGGCCCCATTTTGATAAACAAGACGGATCTAACCGGTCGCCAATTCGTATCACGTAACGAGATCCATTCCGTTCGTGAAAGAATTTTGGAAAGCGCCACTGTGGAGATGTCCTAA
- a CDS encoding flagellar protein FlgN: MILNKEEWLDRVSSLFEEEIRLYSEILELEKEKTESITKADGRSLETISKKTYELIVHASELERVRMSAIHDVYTSGNLGIPKEGELTLTDFLNKIDRESEHKLKQLGTRLKDTVHRLKDKIKANDKLIRTRQEFLKATIDAMRINANSGEVAVYEDENPSAVRNKKKRSSVLVNASA, from the coding sequence ATGATATTAAATAAAGAGGAATGGTTGGATCGGGTGTCTTCTCTTTTCGAGGAAGAAATCCGACTGTACTCCGAAATCCTGGAGTTAGAGAAAGAAAAGACTGAATCGATCACGAAAGCGGACGGAAGATCTTTGGAAACGATTTCTAAAAAGACTTACGAATTGATCGTTCATGCGAGCGAACTAGAAAGAGTTCGTATGTCCGCTATTCATGATGTTTATACATCCGGTAATTTAGGAATTCCTAAAGAAGGCGAACTTACTCTTACTGATTTTTTAAATAAGATAGATCGTGAATCCGAGCACAAATTGAAACAACTCGGAACAAGATTAAAGGATACGGTTCATAGGCTTAAAGATAAGATCAAAGCCAATGATAAATTGATCCGAACCAGACAGGAATTTTTGAAGGCCACCATCGATGCGATGCGAATTAACGCAAACAGCGGAGAAGTCGCAGTTTACGAGGACGAAAATCCAAGCGCAGTCAGGAACAAGAAAAAACGTTCCTCGGTGTTAGTAAACGCTTCTGCGTAA
- a CDS encoding GH25 family lysozyme, whose product MKLPYNFLILILTFLLLPFALYTALDKGIIWFVYPSESKYPIRGIDVSNHQGNIDWKKIAENRISFAYIKATEGGDWKDKTFSRNWKEANELGIRVGAYHFFTLCRSGKEQAANFISYVPKNQKALPPVADLEFVGNCKERPPLQDVKKEIQEFLITLENYYGKKPILYLTYEFIDKYLKGDFLEYPVWIRDIFGHPSSSLDRNWIIWQYHSRARLKGIEGPVDLNVWRGNEESLYKL is encoded by the coding sequence ATGAAACTCCCTTATAACTTTCTAATCCTAATTCTCACATTCCTCCTTCTCCCCTTTGCCCTATATACGGCCCTCGACAAGGGAATCATCTGGTTTGTATATCCATCCGAATCGAAGTACCCGATCCGCGGGATCGATGTTTCCAATCACCAAGGAAATATTGATTGGAAGAAGATCGCAGAGAACAGGATCAGCTTTGCCTATATTAAGGCTACCGAAGGCGGAGACTGGAAAGATAAAACATTCTCTCGAAATTGGAAAGAAGCGAATGAGTTAGGAATTAGAGTCGGAGCTTATCACTTTTTCACCCTATGTCGTTCAGGAAAAGAACAAGCGGCTAATTTTATTTCCTATGTTCCAAAAAATCAGAAAGCATTACCTCCCGTTGCTGATCTTGAATTTGTGGGAAACTGCAAAGAAAGACCTCCATTGCAGGATGTAAAAAAAGAGATCCAGGAATTTCTGATCACATTAGAAAATTATTATGGTAAAAAACCTATTTTATATCTTACCTATGAATTTATAGATAAATATTTAAAAGGCGATTTTTTAGAATATCCGGTTTGGATCAGGGACATATTTGGACATCCGTCTTCTTCACTTGACCGAAATTGGATCATTTGGCAATATCATAGTCGCGCAAGGTTAAAAGGAATAGAAGGTCCGGTGGATTTAAACGTTTGGAGAGGGAACGAAGAATCTTTATATAAATTATAG
- a CDS encoding thioesterase family protein: protein MQHCDPGGVVFTPQYFNLFVEAIEDWFREGIGFGFPQMVSSNHQGIPAMKIIAKFYKPSKLGDILEFRVKLKRLRRQNILINVEAICNEERRCSGDFLHGFASLASLSLTDWPQDVHRRLEEYL from the coding sequence ATGCAACACTGCGACCCGGGGGGTGTAGTGTTTACTCCCCAATACTTTAACCTCTTCGTGGAAGCAATCGAAGATTGGTTTAGAGAAGGGATCGGATTTGGATTTCCGCAAATGGTAAGTAGCAATCACCAAGGTATTCCTGCTATGAAAATTATAGCGAAATTCTACAAACCTTCTAAGTTGGGAGATATATTAGAATTCAGAGTAAAATTAAAACGTCTCAGGCGTCAAAATATCTTAATCAACGTAGAAGCCATTTGTAATGAGGAAAGAAGATGTTCCGGAGATTTTTTACATGGATTCGCATCTCTTGCAAGCTTGAGCCTTACGGATTGGCCTCAAGATGTTCACAGAAGATTAGAGGAATATCTATAA